One Mobula hypostoma chromosome 5, sMobHyp1.1, whole genome shotgun sequence DNA segment encodes these proteins:
- the LOC134346784 gene encoding protocadherin-9 isoform X5: MDMRDFYLFLALAGCLTVDSALAQELVYTIQEEMPENILLGSIPRDLNISRFNAATGASANLIYRLVSKAGEVPLLRVSSGTGEIFTTANRVDREKLCAGTYTDTDCFFEVEVVILPNDHFRLVKIKVVVRDVNDNAPMFPSPVINISIPENTLVNSRFPVPSATDPDTGSNGVQRYQLLNGQGAYGLDVVESPEGEKWPQLIVQRSLDREQKDTYVMKIKVEDGGSPQRSSTAILQVTVTDVNDNRPVFKESQLEVRLPENAPLGTSVIQLHATDADVGSNAQILYLFSPQVSPSVRRHFALNATAGLITVQRALDREETSLHKMTVLATDGSSTPARATVTVNVTDVNDNPPTIDIRYIISPINGTVYLSEKDPVNTKIALITVSDKDTDVNGKVVCYIEKEVPFHLKAVYDNQYLLETSALLDYESTRDYSFRIVASDSGKPSLNQSALVRVRLEDENDNPPVFSQPVIELSVAENNHRGLYLTTISATDEDSGKNAEIVYQLGPNASSFDLDRKTGVLTASRVFDREEQERYIFTVTARDSGNPPLQSQAAVIVTVLDENDNNPKFTHNHFQFFVSENLPKYSTVGVITVTDADAGENAEVMASVVGDNDNFILDPVSGVIRSNVSFDRELQSSYTFEVKAIDRGRPVRTSIAKVTINVIDVNDNSPVVIYPPSNTSFKLVPLSAIPGSVVAEVFAVDVDTGMNAELKYSIVSGNSKGLFRIDPVTGNITLEEKPTVADQGLHRLVVNISDLGYPKPLHTLVLVYLYVNDTVSNASYINELIRRTMETPLDKNIGDSTQPWQNEDYLTIMIAIVAGAMVVIVVIFVTVLVRCRQSRFKATQRSKQGAEWMSPNQESKQNKKKKRKKRKSPKSSLLNFVTIEESKPDDPAHEPINGAITIPAELEEQTIGRFDWSTTPPSTFKPGSPDLARHYKSGSPQPSFHLKPDTPVSAKKHHVIQELPLDNTFVGGCDTLSKRSSTSSDHFSASECSSQGGFKTKGPLHTRQNPAQYSQKYEMETYYG, translated from the exons ATGGACATGCGGGATTTTTACCTGTTCCTGGCGCTGGCCGGTTGCCTGACCGTGGATTCCGCTCTGGCTCAGGAGCTGGTCTACACCATTCAGGAGGAGATGCCCGAGAATATCTTGCTGGGCAGCATCCCGCGCGATCTGAACATTTCTCGGTTTAATGCGGCCACGGGGGCGAGCGCCAACCTCATCTACAGGCTGGTCTCCAAGGCTGGGGAGGTTCCCCTGCTCCGGGTGTCCAGCGGCACCGGCGAGATCTTCACCACAGCCAATCGGGTGGACCGCGAGAAGCTGTGCGCGGGCACTTACACCGACACCGACTGCTTCTTCGAGGTGGAGGTCGTCATCCTGCCCAACGACCACTTCAGACTAGTCAAGATCAAGGTGGTGGTGCGGGACGTCAACGACAATGCGCCTATGTTCCCGTCTCCCGTGATCAACATCTCCATCCCGGAGAACACCCTGGTCAACAGCCGCTTCCCGGTGCCTTCTGCCACTGACCCGGACACAGGCAGCAACGGGGTGCAACGTTACCAGCTCCTCAATGGCCAAGGGGCTTATGGCTTGGACGTGGTGGAGAGTCCTGAGGGTGAGAAGTGGCCCCAGCTGATTGTCCAGCGCAGTCTGGACCGGGAGCAGAAGGACACCTATGTGATGAAGATCAAGGTGGAGGATGGGGGAAGTCCGCAGAGGTCCAGCACTGCCATCTTGCAGGTGACAGTCACAGATGTCAATGATAACCGGCCGGTGTTCAAGGAGAGCCAGCTGGAGGTCCGTCTGCCGGAGAACGCGCCCCTGGGCACCTCGGTCATCCAGCTCCATGCCACTGACGCCGACGTGGGCTCCAATGCCCAGATCCTCTACCTCTTCAGCCCACAGGTCTCGCCGTCGGTCCGGAGGCACTTCGCCCTCAACGCCACGGCTGGCCTCATCACGGTGCAGAGGGCTCTGGACCGCGAGGAGACGTCCCTGCACAAGATGACGGTGCTGGCCACTGACGGCAGTTCCACCCCTGCCAGGGCCACTGTCACCGTGAATGTCACTGATGTTAACGACAACCCCCCCACCATCGACATCCGCTACATCATTAGCCCCATCAATGGGACCGTCTACCTGTCTGAGAAGGATCCAGTCAACACCAAGATTGCCCTGATCACTGTGTCGGACAAGGACACGGATGTGAACGGGAAGGTGGTTTGCTACATCGAGAAGGAGGTGCCCTttcacctcaaggctgtgtacgACAACCAGTACCTTTTGGAGACCTCTGCCTTGTTGGACTATGAGAGCACAAGAGACTACAGTTTCAGGATAGTGGCCTCGGACTCGGGCAAACCCAGCCTGAACCAAAGTGCGCTGGTCCGAGTGAGGCTGGAAGACGAGAATGACAACCCCCCGGTCTTTAGCCAGCCGGTCATCGAACTCTCTGTGGCTGAAAACAACCACCGTGGGCTCTACCTCACCACCATCAGCGCCACCGACGAGGACAGTGGAAAAAATGCTGAAATCGTCTATCAGCTGGGTCCCAATGCCTCTTCCTTCGACCTGGACCGCAAGACTGGGGTGCTGACTGCCTCCAGGGTTTTTGACAGGGAGGAGCAGGAGCGTTACATCTTCACCGTGACCGCCAGGGACAGCGGTAACCCCCCTCTCCAGAGCCAGGCGGCTGTCATTGTCACCGTGCTGGACGAAAATGACAACAATCCCAAGTTCACCCATAACCACTTCCAGTTCTTTGTGTCTGAGAACTTGCCGAAGTACAGCACCGTGGGGGTCATCACAGTGACGGATGCAGATGCCGGGGAGAATGCGGAAGTGATGGCTTCGGTTGTTGGTGACAACGACAACTTCATCTTAGACCCAGTGAGCGGCGTTATAAGATCCAATGTGTCCTTTGACAGGGAACTGCAGAGCTCGTACACATTTGAAGTCAAGGCGATAGACAGGGGCAGACCTGTCCGTACCTCCATTGCCAAAGTCACCATCAATGTCATAGATGTCAATGATAACAGCCCAGTTGTAATCTATCCACCATCAAACACTTCGTTCAAACTGGTGCCTCTTTCAGCTATTCCTGGATCAGTGGTGGCAGAGGTGTTTGCGGTGGATGTTGACACGGGGATGAACGCAGAACTCAAGTACAGCATCGTCAGTGGAAATAGCAAGGGCTTGTTCAGAATCGATCCGGTGACGGGCAACATTACTCTGGAGGAGAAGCCAACTGTGGCAGATCAAGGTTTGCATCGCCTGGTGGTGAACATTAGTGATTTGGGGTATCCTAAACCCTTGCACACCCTGGTCCTTGTCTACTTGTATGTGAATGACACAGTAAGTAATGCCAGTTACATCAATGAACTCATAAGAAGAACGATGGAGACTCCTTTGGATAAGAACATCGGGGACAGTACCCAGCCCTGGCAGAATGAGGACTATCTCACCATCATGATTGCCATTGTCGCGGGGGCAATGGTGGTGATTGTGGTCATCTTTGTTACAGTGCTGGTGCGTTGCCGGCAGTCGAGGTTCAAAGCCACACAGAGGAGTAAGCAAGGTGCAGAGTGGATGTCCCCAAACCAAGAGAGCAAGcagaacaagaagaagaagaggaagaaaagaaagtccCCTAAGAGCTCTCTCCTCAACTTTGTTACTATTGAAGAATCCAAACCTGATGACCCTGCCCACGAGCCCATCAATGGGGCGATTACTATTCCAGCCGAGCTGGAGGAGCAGACTATAGGACGGTTTGACTGGAGCACTACACCACCATCAACCTTTAAGCCAGGTAGCCCAGACTTAGCACGGCATTACAAGTCAGGATCGCCGCAGCCCTCTTTTCATCTAAAGCCAGACACTCCAGTTTCTGCAAAAAAGCACCATGTGATTCAGGAGCTTCCTTTGGACAACACCTTCGTTGGGGGCTGCGATACCTTGTCCAAGCGATCCTCTACCAGCTCGGACCACTTCAGTGCATCAGAGTGTAGTTCCCAAGGTGGCTTCAAGACAAAGGGCCCATTGCACACCAGACAG AATCCTGCACAGTATTCCCAAAAGTATGAGATGGAAACTTATTATGGTTAA
- the LOC134346784 gene encoding protocadherin-9 isoform X4, whose product MDMRDFYLFLALAGCLTVDSALAQELVYTIQEEMPENILLGSIPRDLNISRFNAATGASANLIYRLVSKAGEVPLLRVSSGTGEIFTTANRVDREKLCAGTYTDTDCFFEVEVVILPNDHFRLVKIKVVVRDVNDNAPMFPSPVINISIPENTLVNSRFPVPSATDPDTGSNGVQRYQLLNGQGAYGLDVVESPEGEKWPQLIVQRSLDREQKDTYVMKIKVEDGGSPQRSSTAILQVTVTDVNDNRPVFKESQLEVRLPENAPLGTSVIQLHATDADVGSNAQILYLFSPQVSPSVRRHFALNATAGLITVQRALDREETSLHKMTVLATDGSSTPARATVTVNVTDVNDNPPTIDIRYIISPINGTVYLSEKDPVNTKIALITVSDKDTDVNGKVVCYIEKEVPFHLKAVYDNQYLLETSALLDYESTRDYSFRIVASDSGKPSLNQSALVRVRLEDENDNPPVFSQPVIELSVAENNHRGLYLTTISATDEDSGKNAEIVYQLGPNASSFDLDRKTGVLTASRVFDREEQERYIFTVTARDSGNPPLQSQAAVIVTVLDENDNNPKFTHNHFQFFVSENLPKYSTVGVITVTDADAGENAEVMASVVGDNDNFILDPVSGVIRSNVSFDRELQSSYTFEVKAIDRGRPVRTSIAKVTINVIDVNDNSPVVIYPPSNTSFKLVPLSAIPGSVVAEVFAVDVDTGMNAELKYSIVSGNSKGLFRIDPVTGNITLEEKPTVADQGLHRLVVNISDLGYPKPLHTLVLVYLYVNDTVSNASYINELIRRTMETPLDKNIGDSTQPWQNEDYLTIMIAIVAGAMVVIVVIFVTVLVRCRQSRFKATQRSKQGAEWMSPNQESKQNKKKKRKKRKSPKSSLLNFVTIEESKPDDPAHEPINGAITIPAELEEQTIGRFDWSTTPPSTFKPGSPDLARHYKSGSPQPSFHLKPDTPVSAKKHHVIQELPLDNTFVGGCDTLSKRSSTSSDHFSASECSSQGGFKTKGPLHTRQILGLDSDTCCCLCGVYTFSL is encoded by the coding sequence ATGGACATGCGGGATTTTTACCTGTTCCTGGCGCTGGCCGGTTGCCTGACCGTGGATTCCGCTCTGGCTCAGGAGCTGGTCTACACCATTCAGGAGGAGATGCCCGAGAATATCTTGCTGGGCAGCATCCCGCGCGATCTGAACATTTCTCGGTTTAATGCGGCCACGGGGGCGAGCGCCAACCTCATCTACAGGCTGGTCTCCAAGGCTGGGGAGGTTCCCCTGCTCCGGGTGTCCAGCGGCACCGGCGAGATCTTCACCACAGCCAATCGGGTGGACCGCGAGAAGCTGTGCGCGGGCACTTACACCGACACCGACTGCTTCTTCGAGGTGGAGGTCGTCATCCTGCCCAACGACCACTTCAGACTAGTCAAGATCAAGGTGGTGGTGCGGGACGTCAACGACAATGCGCCTATGTTCCCGTCTCCCGTGATCAACATCTCCATCCCGGAGAACACCCTGGTCAACAGCCGCTTCCCGGTGCCTTCTGCCACTGACCCGGACACAGGCAGCAACGGGGTGCAACGTTACCAGCTCCTCAATGGCCAAGGGGCTTATGGCTTGGACGTGGTGGAGAGTCCTGAGGGTGAGAAGTGGCCCCAGCTGATTGTCCAGCGCAGTCTGGACCGGGAGCAGAAGGACACCTATGTGATGAAGATCAAGGTGGAGGATGGGGGAAGTCCGCAGAGGTCCAGCACTGCCATCTTGCAGGTGACAGTCACAGATGTCAATGATAACCGGCCGGTGTTCAAGGAGAGCCAGCTGGAGGTCCGTCTGCCGGAGAACGCGCCCCTGGGCACCTCGGTCATCCAGCTCCATGCCACTGACGCCGACGTGGGCTCCAATGCCCAGATCCTCTACCTCTTCAGCCCACAGGTCTCGCCGTCGGTCCGGAGGCACTTCGCCCTCAACGCCACGGCTGGCCTCATCACGGTGCAGAGGGCTCTGGACCGCGAGGAGACGTCCCTGCACAAGATGACGGTGCTGGCCACTGACGGCAGTTCCACCCCTGCCAGGGCCACTGTCACCGTGAATGTCACTGATGTTAACGACAACCCCCCCACCATCGACATCCGCTACATCATTAGCCCCATCAATGGGACCGTCTACCTGTCTGAGAAGGATCCAGTCAACACCAAGATTGCCCTGATCACTGTGTCGGACAAGGACACGGATGTGAACGGGAAGGTGGTTTGCTACATCGAGAAGGAGGTGCCCTttcacctcaaggctgtgtacgACAACCAGTACCTTTTGGAGACCTCTGCCTTGTTGGACTATGAGAGCACAAGAGACTACAGTTTCAGGATAGTGGCCTCGGACTCGGGCAAACCCAGCCTGAACCAAAGTGCGCTGGTCCGAGTGAGGCTGGAAGACGAGAATGACAACCCCCCGGTCTTTAGCCAGCCGGTCATCGAACTCTCTGTGGCTGAAAACAACCACCGTGGGCTCTACCTCACCACCATCAGCGCCACCGACGAGGACAGTGGAAAAAATGCTGAAATCGTCTATCAGCTGGGTCCCAATGCCTCTTCCTTCGACCTGGACCGCAAGACTGGGGTGCTGACTGCCTCCAGGGTTTTTGACAGGGAGGAGCAGGAGCGTTACATCTTCACCGTGACCGCCAGGGACAGCGGTAACCCCCCTCTCCAGAGCCAGGCGGCTGTCATTGTCACCGTGCTGGACGAAAATGACAACAATCCCAAGTTCACCCATAACCACTTCCAGTTCTTTGTGTCTGAGAACTTGCCGAAGTACAGCACCGTGGGGGTCATCACAGTGACGGATGCAGATGCCGGGGAGAATGCGGAAGTGATGGCTTCGGTTGTTGGTGACAACGACAACTTCATCTTAGACCCAGTGAGCGGCGTTATAAGATCCAATGTGTCCTTTGACAGGGAACTGCAGAGCTCGTACACATTTGAAGTCAAGGCGATAGACAGGGGCAGACCTGTCCGTACCTCCATTGCCAAAGTCACCATCAATGTCATAGATGTCAATGATAACAGCCCAGTTGTAATCTATCCACCATCAAACACTTCGTTCAAACTGGTGCCTCTTTCAGCTATTCCTGGATCAGTGGTGGCAGAGGTGTTTGCGGTGGATGTTGACACGGGGATGAACGCAGAACTCAAGTACAGCATCGTCAGTGGAAATAGCAAGGGCTTGTTCAGAATCGATCCGGTGACGGGCAACATTACTCTGGAGGAGAAGCCAACTGTGGCAGATCAAGGTTTGCATCGCCTGGTGGTGAACATTAGTGATTTGGGGTATCCTAAACCCTTGCACACCCTGGTCCTTGTCTACTTGTATGTGAATGACACAGTAAGTAATGCCAGTTACATCAATGAACTCATAAGAAGAACGATGGAGACTCCTTTGGATAAGAACATCGGGGACAGTACCCAGCCCTGGCAGAATGAGGACTATCTCACCATCATGATTGCCATTGTCGCGGGGGCAATGGTGGTGATTGTGGTCATCTTTGTTACAGTGCTGGTGCGTTGCCGGCAGTCGAGGTTCAAAGCCACACAGAGGAGTAAGCAAGGTGCAGAGTGGATGTCCCCAAACCAAGAGAGCAAGcagaacaagaagaagaagaggaagaaaagaaagtccCCTAAGAGCTCTCTCCTCAACTTTGTTACTATTGAAGAATCCAAACCTGATGACCCTGCCCACGAGCCCATCAATGGGGCGATTACTATTCCAGCCGAGCTGGAGGAGCAGACTATAGGACGGTTTGACTGGAGCACTACACCACCATCAACCTTTAAGCCAGGTAGCCCAGACTTAGCACGGCATTACAAGTCAGGATCGCCGCAGCCCTCTTTTCATCTAAAGCCAGACACTCCAGTTTCTGCAAAAAAGCACCATGTGATTCAGGAGCTTCCTTTGGACAACACCTTCGTTGGGGGCTGCGATACCTTGTCCAAGCGATCCTCTACCAGCTCGGACCACTTCAGTGCATCAGAGTGTAGTTCCCAAGGTGGCTTCAAGACAAAGGGCCCATTGCACACCAGACAG